In a genomic window of Pontibacter liquoris:
- a CDS encoding nucleoid-associated protein — protein sequence MNDKTQVRLKKVAVHRVGNKAKAEGVIASKELVDLHDEQLSDLLLAYFLAPFKQEEFFRFTHTSDVALNEMFAYAALIFSEPQKFQEYSVHILHHLYEQSDHPKVKSGELYVAYFSGCVMADEVVDAIGVFKSENKDTFLTFQDAEDDLNVNYHFGVNLKGVDKGCMIYNVAAEDGFRVKMVDVNSTDALFWREDFLNVTELKDTNFNTKAALNLCKDFSEEVFAKTESKKAQVDFISRSVDYFSKSETFDLEEFTSSVIDEPETKERFKNYSQAFAEERDIEGFTDFAINKNTVRNMKRQFRNFIKLDTQIEIKFSGYNPEQSEQYVERGFDNERGMHFYKVYFYNES from the coding sequence ATGAACGACAAAACACAGGTTCGCCTGAAAAAAGTAGCCGTGCACCGCGTGGGCAACAAAGCAAAAGCAGAGGGCGTGATCGCGTCCAAAGAACTGGTGGACCTGCACGACGAGCAGCTTTCTGATCTGCTGCTTGCTTATTTTCTGGCGCCTTTTAAACAGGAGGAATTTTTCCGCTTCACCCATACTTCGGATGTTGCCTTAAATGAGATGTTTGCTTACGCTGCCCTGATTTTCAGTGAGCCGCAGAAGTTCCAGGAATATTCGGTGCATATCCTCCACCACCTTTACGAACAGTCGGACCACCCCAAGGTAAAAAGCGGCGAACTATACGTGGCCTACTTCAGCGGCTGCGTGATGGCCGACGAGGTGGTGGATGCCATCGGCGTATTTAAATCCGAAAACAAGGACACGTTCCTTACTTTCCAGGATGCGGAAGATGACCTGAACGTAAACTATCATTTCGGGGTGAACCTGAAAGGCGTGGACAAGGGCTGTATGATATATAACGTGGCGGCAGAAGACGGTTTCCGGGTGAAGATGGTGGATGTGAACAGCACCGACGCCTTGTTCTGGCGCGAGGATTTCCTGAATGTGACCGAGCTGAAGGATACCAACTTCAATACCAAGGCGGCGCTGAATTTATGCAAGGATTTCTCGGAAGAAGTGTTTGCCAAAACGGAAAGCAAAAAGGCGCAGGTCGATTTTATCAGCCGCTCGGTGGATTATTTTTCCAAAAGCGAGACATTCGACCTGGAGGAATTTACCAGCAGCGTGATCGACGAGCCCGAAACAAAAGAGCGCTTCAAAAACTACAGCCAGGCCTTTGCCGAAGAGCGCGACATTGAAGGCTTCACGGATTTTGCCATCAACAAAAACACAGTGCGCAACATGAAGCGCCAGTTCCGTAACTTTATCAAGCTCGACACCCAGATCGAGATCAAGTTCAGTGGCTACAACCCCGAGCAGAGCGAGCAGTACGTGGAGCGCGGCTTTGATAACGAACGCGGCATGCACTTTTACAAAGTATACTTTTACAACGAAAGCTAG
- a CDS encoding alpha/beta fold hydrolase, producing MNHSKNLIKLLLCLLPLLPLYARAQEQKPIYNATLEGYKYPYDVKYFPVKVEGQSYKMAYMDVAPTKKVTNPQTVMLLHGKNFLGAYWAKTIAYLTAQGYRVIVPDQLGFGKSDKPAIYYNFHQMAYNTRQLLQQLGINQVAVVGHSMGGMVATRFALMYPEITTKLVLENPIGLEDYRLFVPFKTMDELYEVELKRTAEATREYHRTYYTAWAPAYDEWVEVTAAQFESPNYPQVAKAAALTYAMIYQQPVVYEFGQLKMPALVLVGKADRTIVGKGFIKDKAVVQAHGQYPELGRKTADAIPGAKLVELDNVGHIPHLEATAKFHKALLSFLQ from the coding sequence ATGAACCATAGTAAGAACCTCATTAAACTGTTGTTATGCCTGCTACCCTTGCTGCCGCTGTACGCGCGGGCCCAGGAGCAAAAACCTATTTATAATGCTACGCTGGAAGGCTATAAGTACCCCTATGACGTGAAATACTTTCCGGTAAAGGTGGAGGGGCAGTCCTATAAAATGGCGTACATGGATGTGGCACCAACTAAAAAAGTAACTAACCCGCAAACGGTTATGCTGCTGCACGGCAAAAATTTCCTGGGGGCTTACTGGGCAAAAACCATTGCATATTTAACAGCGCAGGGCTACCGCGTGATCGTGCCCGACCAACTGGGTTTCGGGAAATCAGACAAGCCGGCTATTTACTATAACTTTCATCAAATGGCCTATAATACCCGGCAACTGTTGCAACAACTCGGCATCAACCAGGTGGCCGTGGTGGGCCACTCAATGGGCGGCATGGTAGCCACGCGTTTCGCGCTGATGTACCCCGAAATAACGACCAAACTAGTACTGGAGAACCCGATCGGGCTGGAGGATTACCGTTTGTTTGTGCCCTTCAAAACCATGGACGAACTCTATGAAGTTGAATTGAAGCGCACGGCAGAAGCTACCCGGGAGTACCACAGAACCTATTACACGGCCTGGGCGCCTGCTTACGATGAATGGGTAGAAGTGACGGCAGCCCAGTTCGAGAGCCCCAATTACCCGCAGGTAGCCAAAGCAGCCGCCCTTACCTATGCCATGATCTACCAGCAGCCGGTGGTGTATGAGTTTGGGCAACTGAAAATGCCCGCCCTGGTGCTGGTGGGTAAAGCGGACCGAACAATTGTGGGCAAAGGCTTTATAAAAGACAAAGCCGTGGTGCAGGCGCATGGCCAATACCCGGAGCTAGGCCGGAAAACAGCGGATGCCATTCCGGGAGCAAAGTTAGTGGAGCTCGACAATGTAGGGCATATTCCGCACCTGGAGGCCACTGCCAAGTTCCATAAAGCCCTGCTCAGTTTCCTGCAATAA
- a CDS encoding porin family protein encodes MKKIFLLIAVVLGFVATKVQAQQRQVRYVGQPQTYSGSVGQSPVRFGIKAGGNLANWEGETMTSVQDLIDYTDGSVSRKMREGFHIGGYVTIPVMKGFEIEPGLQYSQKGMQMVGKIPMEKADFLNATVTLTNKAEYLDLPVIAKVYVGEGFHIFAGPQVSYLVSNKVQAKAGALGYNALNREWDMKSGLRDVDVAVTGGLGYQFANGFNISAGYDYGLSTIDDNGSFDTFNRVAKASIGYTF; translated from the coding sequence ATGAAAAAGATATTTTTACTAATTGCGGTGGTACTTGGCTTCGTAGCCACTAAAGTACAGGCGCAGCAAAGACAAGTGCGGTATGTGGGTCAGCCACAGACCTATAGCGGCAGTGTGGGGCAAAGCCCGGTGCGGTTTGGTATAAAAGCAGGCGGTAACCTGGCCAATTGGGAAGGCGAAACCATGACGAGCGTGCAGGACCTGATCGATTATACCGATGGCTCGGTGAGCAGAAAGATGCGGGAAGGCTTTCATATTGGCGGTTACGTGACCATCCCGGTCATGAAAGGATTTGAGATTGAGCCGGGGCTACAGTACTCCCAGAAAGGAATGCAGATGGTAGGCAAGATCCCGATGGAAAAGGCAGATTTCCTGAATGCGACAGTGACCTTAACCAATAAAGCCGAGTACCTGGACCTGCCGGTGATAGCCAAAGTATACGTGGGCGAAGGGTTCCATATTTTTGCCGGCCCGCAGGTTTCCTACTTGGTTTCTAACAAAGTGCAGGCAAAAGCCGGCGCGCTGGGCTACAATGCCCTGAACCGCGAGTGGGATATGAAAAGCGGCCTGCGCGATGTGGATGTTGCCGTTACCGGAGGCCTGGGTTACCAGTTTGCCAATGGCTTTAACATCAGCGCCGGCTACGATTACGGCCTGAGCACGATTGATGATAATGGTAGCTTCGATACGTTTAACCGGGTGGCAAAAGCCTCCATCGGGTATACCTTCTGA